One Corynebacterium tuberculostearicum DNA window includes the following coding sequences:
- the efp gene encoding elongation factor P yields MADTTDFKNGLVLKIDNKLMQIVEFQHVKPGKGPAFVRTKLKDVVSGKTVDKTWNAGVKVETATVDRRDMTYLYNDGTSYVVMDEKTFEQYELPPEKFGDAARFLLENMRVQVSFYEDEALFAELPISVDLKVEHTEPGLQGDRSSGGTKPATLETGAEIQVPLFIEIGNVLKIDTRTGEYLSRVNN; encoded by the coding sequence ATGGCTGATACTACTGATTTCAAGAACGGGCTCGTTCTGAAGATCGACAACAAACTGATGCAGATCGTTGAGTTCCAGCACGTGAAGCCGGGCAAGGGCCCAGCCTTCGTGCGTACCAAGCTCAAGGATGTTGTCTCCGGTAAGACCGTGGACAAGACCTGGAATGCTGGCGTTAAGGTAGAGACCGCTACCGTGGACCGCCGCGATATGACCTACCTGTACAACGATGGCACCAGCTACGTTGTTATGGATGAAAAGACCTTCGAGCAGTACGAGCTCCCGCCGGAGAAGTTCGGCGATGCCGCTCGCTTCCTGCTGGAAAACATGCGCGTCCAGGTTTCCTTCTACGAGGATGAGGCACTCTTTGCAGAACTGCCTATTTCCGTAGACCTTAAGGTCGAGCACACCGAGCCGGGCCTGCAGGGTGACCGTTCTTCCGGCGGCACCAAGCCCGCCACCCTGGAAACCGGTGCTGAAATCCAGGTTCCGCTGTTCATCGAGATCGGCAACGTTCTCAAGATCGATACCCGTACCGGCGAGTACCTCTCCCGCGTTAACAACTAG